From Epinephelus lanceolatus isolate andai-2023 chromosome 5, ASM4190304v1, whole genome shotgun sequence, the proteins below share one genomic window:
- the LOC117254088 gene encoding uncharacterized protein LOC117254088 isoform X1, translating to MALLANQIMDARILSSMNGRAELSQFLRVTNQSIVSQVNSAQEDGRKNRKYPCPLCGKRFRFNSILSLHMRTHTGEKPFKCPYCDHRAAQKGNLKIHLRTHKQGILGKGRGRIREENRLLHELEERAILRDRQTRAGHVIQQQTSNINQFQPPQLLQPVPTQPPFLTNSGVAESQPHTSTSPKVTTIPEDPIQPHLTGFRCSFCKGKFRKQQELERHIRILHKPYKCTLCEFAASQEEELISHVETTHITADSGSGQRPAMGAGDKKKPAGEFPCEVCGQTFSQAWFLKGHMRKHKDSFEHCCQICGRRFKEPWFLKNHMKVHLNKLAAKHNHPAEHETAVNMNNLTQDHQSNLYSQYITRIHNRFLTAERADHQDYSQILATAGVDMKVREMLGRMISSGPGPLTDAESSSLLGLNHLHPPLSSTSMEYLQKIMSNRDTLNSSSSSSSYPGWQIMTSGLPVEQQMFGPKDQQQCSSYLPERCLPADDGKVSLGDPDAKAISRPGSPGSVSRHGLTEILTETGSSHSGSGLDHRPQSSSPATGEKVYRCPLSSDYTAAQTASLGFHLDRYHFPHWQNSRDLSSPLQPTSSSSSSPNPKIRPRSREDWSPAHYLGLESHSENALLINKQPDLTDKDAGVDGSISAQTRKSQYEPLDLSVRPESVMSHSGLSPAVLVQMSGVFSNGLSSSITRRLQSYSNAAAELGVKPAYQCDLLVQGTKEEMNAQNAGSTGHDDEGEFEKTEKGREDDNDDAAKWKMPKNNILEPEELGQADFQSPGEKSKPGPWGRAVAESPISSLENLTPGQADQLQHQGGLLSFLRSQGNLSGTPASAHKASLSDGGNMEKDAASARKPFQCRYCPYSASQKGNLKTHVLCVHRKPFDNSLYPDRRLRRSHAPQRPSILPQSLTGDNRAPGRDQIGMTSLCGT from the exons ATGGCGCTTCTGGCCAATCAAATCATGGATGCAAGGATTCTCAGCAGTATGAACGGGAGAGCAGAGCTTTCCCAGTTCTTGAGAGTCACCAATCAAAGCATCGTCTCGCAGGTAAATTCAGCCCAGGAGGACGGCCGCAAGAACAGGAAGTATCCCTGCCCGTTGTGTGGGAAGCGCTTCCGCTTTAACAGCATCCTTTCCCttcacatgcgcacacacactggagagaaGCCCTTCAAGTGCCCCTACTGCGACCACAGGGCTGCGCAGAAGGGCAACCTGAAGATACACCTCCGTACTCACAAGCAAGGCATTCTGGGCAAAGGCCGTGGGAGAATTAGGGAGGAGAATAGGCTGCTTCATGAGCTTGAGGAAAGGGCGATACTTAGGGACAGGCAGACGCGAGCTGGTCATGTCATCCAACAGCAAACATCTAATATAAACCAATTTCAACCACCCCAACTGTTACAACCTGTCCCAACACAACCCCCATTCTTAACCAACTCTGGTGTGGCAGAGAGCCagccacacacatccacatccCCGAAGGTGACTACCATTCCAGAGGATCCCATCCAGCCCCACCTCACCGGCTTCCGCTGCTCATTCTGTAAGGGGAAGTTCAGAAAGCAGCAGGAGCTCGAGCGCCACATCAGGATTCTACATAAACCCTACAAATGCACCTTGTGTGAGTTTGCTGCCtcacaggaggaggagcttatCAGCCACGTTGAGACAACGCATATCACTGCTGATTCGGGTTCAGGGCAGAGGCCTGCAATGGGGGCCGGTGACAAGAAGAAGCCTGCTGGCGAATTCCCTTGCGAGGTGTGCGGCCAAACTTTCAGCCAGGCCTGGTTCCTGAAGGGTCACATGAGGAAACACAAGGACTCTTTTGAGCATTGCTGTCAAATCTGTGGCCGCCGTTTCAAAGAACCCTGGTTTCTCAAGAATCACATGAAGGTCCACCTCAACAAGTTGGCTGCTAAGCATAACCACCCTGCGGAGCATGAAACCGCTGTTAACATGAATAACCTCACGCAAGACCACCAGAGCAACCTCTACTCGCAGTACATCACCCGCATTCACAACAGGTTCCTCACGGCTGAGAGAGCCGACCATCAAGATTACAGCCAGATACTCGCCACAGCAGGCGTTGACATGAAGGTTAGGGAGATGTTAGGGAGGATGATTTCCTCAGGTCCCGGCCCTTTGACAGATGCAGAGAGCTCCTCTTTACTGGGTTTAAATCATCTCCACCCTCCACTGAGCTCCACTAGCATGGAATATCTGCAGAAGATTATGTCTAACAGAGACACactcaacagcagcagcagcagcagcagctacccAGGCTGGCAGATCATGACATCAGGACTGCCTGTTGAACAGCAAATGTTTGGTCCTAAAGACCAGCAGCAGTGCTCCTCCTACCTGCCTGAGAGATGTCTCCCTGCAGACGATGGGAAAGTGTCTCTCGGTGATCCAGACGCCAAGGCCATCAGCAGACCTGGTAGCCCAGGCAGTGTGAGTCGTCATGGGCTGACAGAGATCCTCACAGAGACAGGGAGCTCCCACTCTGGTAGTGGCCTAGACCATCGACCACAATCCTCTTCTCCAGCTACAG GTGAGAAAGTCTACAGGTGTCCACTCTCCAGTGACTACACCGCTGCACAGACAGCCTCCCTGGGCTTCCATCTGGATCGCTACCACTTCCCCCACTGGCAAAACAGCAGGGATCTTTCGTCTCCACTGCAgcccaccagcagcagcagctccagtccCAACCCCAAGATCAGACCGAGATCCAGGGAAGACTGGAGCCCAGCCCATTACCTTGGTCTGGAGAGCCACAGTGAGAATGCCCTGCTCATCAACAAGCAGCCCGACCTCACTGACAAAGATGCAGGTGTAGACGGCTCTATATCTGCTCAGACCAGGAAGTCCCAGTATGAGCCTTTAGATTTGTCAGTCAGGCCTGAGTCTGTCATGTCTCACTCAGGCTTATCTCCTGCTGTACTGGTACAGATGTCTGGTGTTTTTAGTAATggactctcctcctccattacCCGCCGGCTACAAAGTTACTCTAATGCTGCGGCTGAACTCGGTGTGAAACCTGCATATCAGTGTGACCTTTTGGTGCAGGGAACAAAAGAAGAGATGAACGCACAGAACGCCGGCTCCACGGGTCACGATGATGAAGGTGAATTTGAGAAAACTGAAAAGGGGAGGGAGGACGACAACGATGATGCTGCCAAGTGGAAGATGCCGAAAAATAACATCCTCGAGCCAGAGGAGCTGGGACAGGCGGATTTCCAGAGCCCTGGCGAGAAGAGCAAGCCGGGACCTTGGGGCAGAGCCGTGGCTGAATCTCCCATCTCGTCTCTGGAGAACTTGACTCCAGGACAGGCAGATCAACTCCAGCACCAGGGCGGCCTGCTCTCTTTCCTCAGATCCCAGGGGAACCTGAGCGGCACACCTGCCAGCGCACACAAAGCCAGTCTGAGTGATGGGGGGAACATGGAAAAAGATGCTGCATCTG CTCGGAAACCATTCCAGTGCAGGTACTGCCCCTACAGCGCCTCCCAGAAGGGCAACCTGAAGACCCATGTCCTCTGTGTCCACCGCAAGCCCTTTGACAACAGCCTCTACCCCGACCGCCGCCTCCGACGCTCGCACGCGCCCCAGAGGCCCTCCATATTGCCTCAGAGCCTCACAGGAGATAATCGCGCACCAGGAAGAGACCAGATCGGCATGACATCACTCTGTGGGACTTga
- the LOC117254088 gene encoding zinc finger protein 536-like isoform X2: MALLANQIMDARILSSMNGRAELSQFLRVTNQSIVSQVNSAQEDGRKNRKYPCPLCGKRFRFNSILSLHMRTHTGEKPFKCPYCDHRAAQKGNLKIHLRTHKQGILGKGRGRIREENRLLHELEERAILRDRQTRAGHVIQQQTSNINQFQPPQLLQPVPTQPPFLTNSGVAESQPHTSTSPKVTTIPEDPIQPHLTGFRCSFCKGKFRKQQELERHIRILHKPYKCTLCEFAASQEEELISHVETTHITADSGSGQRPAMGAGDKKKPAGEFPCEVCGQTFSQAWFLKGHMRKHKDSFEHCCQICGRRFKEPWFLKNHMKVHLNKLAAKHNHPAEHETAVNMNNLTQDHQSNLYSQYITRIHNRFLTAERADHQDYSQILATAGVDMKVREMLGRMISSGPGPLTDAESSSLLGLNHLHPPLSSTSMEYLQKIMSNRDTLNSSSSSSSYPGWQIMTSGLPVEQQMFGPKDQQQCSSYLPERCLPADDGKVSLGDPDAKAISRPGSPGSVSRHGLTEILTETGSSHSGSGLDHRPQSSSPATGEKVYRCPLSSDYTAAQTASLGFHLDRYHFPHWQNSRDLSSPLQPTSSSSSSPNPKIRPRSREDWSPAHYLGLESHSENALLINKQPDLTDKDAGVDGSISAQTRKSQYEPLDLSVRPESVMSHSGLSPAVLVQMSGVFSNGLSSSITRRLQSYSNAAAELGVKPAYQCDLLVQGTKEEMNAQNAGSTGHDDEGEFEKTEKGREDDNDDAAKWKMPKNNILEPEELGQADFQSPGEKSKPGPWGRAVAESPISSLENLTPGQADQLQHQGGLLSFLRSQGNLSGTPASAHKASLSDGGNMEKDAASVMLPRSQISAITLLGNHSSAGTAPTAPPRRAT; encoded by the exons ATGGCGCTTCTGGCCAATCAAATCATGGATGCAAGGATTCTCAGCAGTATGAACGGGAGAGCAGAGCTTTCCCAGTTCTTGAGAGTCACCAATCAAAGCATCGTCTCGCAGGTAAATTCAGCCCAGGAGGACGGCCGCAAGAACAGGAAGTATCCCTGCCCGTTGTGTGGGAAGCGCTTCCGCTTTAACAGCATCCTTTCCCttcacatgcgcacacacactggagagaaGCCCTTCAAGTGCCCCTACTGCGACCACAGGGCTGCGCAGAAGGGCAACCTGAAGATACACCTCCGTACTCACAAGCAAGGCATTCTGGGCAAAGGCCGTGGGAGAATTAGGGAGGAGAATAGGCTGCTTCATGAGCTTGAGGAAAGGGCGATACTTAGGGACAGGCAGACGCGAGCTGGTCATGTCATCCAACAGCAAACATCTAATATAAACCAATTTCAACCACCCCAACTGTTACAACCTGTCCCAACACAACCCCCATTCTTAACCAACTCTGGTGTGGCAGAGAGCCagccacacacatccacatccCCGAAGGTGACTACCATTCCAGAGGATCCCATCCAGCCCCACCTCACCGGCTTCCGCTGCTCATTCTGTAAGGGGAAGTTCAGAAAGCAGCAGGAGCTCGAGCGCCACATCAGGATTCTACATAAACCCTACAAATGCACCTTGTGTGAGTTTGCTGCCtcacaggaggaggagcttatCAGCCACGTTGAGACAACGCATATCACTGCTGATTCGGGTTCAGGGCAGAGGCCTGCAATGGGGGCCGGTGACAAGAAGAAGCCTGCTGGCGAATTCCCTTGCGAGGTGTGCGGCCAAACTTTCAGCCAGGCCTGGTTCCTGAAGGGTCACATGAGGAAACACAAGGACTCTTTTGAGCATTGCTGTCAAATCTGTGGCCGCCGTTTCAAAGAACCCTGGTTTCTCAAGAATCACATGAAGGTCCACCTCAACAAGTTGGCTGCTAAGCATAACCACCCTGCGGAGCATGAAACCGCTGTTAACATGAATAACCTCACGCAAGACCACCAGAGCAACCTCTACTCGCAGTACATCACCCGCATTCACAACAGGTTCCTCACGGCTGAGAGAGCCGACCATCAAGATTACAGCCAGATACTCGCCACAGCAGGCGTTGACATGAAGGTTAGGGAGATGTTAGGGAGGATGATTTCCTCAGGTCCCGGCCCTTTGACAGATGCAGAGAGCTCCTCTTTACTGGGTTTAAATCATCTCCACCCTCCACTGAGCTCCACTAGCATGGAATATCTGCAGAAGATTATGTCTAACAGAGACACactcaacagcagcagcagcagcagcagctacccAGGCTGGCAGATCATGACATCAGGACTGCCTGTTGAACAGCAAATGTTTGGTCCTAAAGACCAGCAGCAGTGCTCCTCCTACCTGCCTGAGAGATGTCTCCCTGCAGACGATGGGAAAGTGTCTCTCGGTGATCCAGACGCCAAGGCCATCAGCAGACCTGGTAGCCCAGGCAGTGTGAGTCGTCATGGGCTGACAGAGATCCTCACAGAGACAGGGAGCTCCCACTCTGGTAGTGGCCTAGACCATCGACCACAATCCTCTTCTCCAGCTACAG GTGAGAAAGTCTACAGGTGTCCACTCTCCAGTGACTACACCGCTGCACAGACAGCCTCCCTGGGCTTCCATCTGGATCGCTACCACTTCCCCCACTGGCAAAACAGCAGGGATCTTTCGTCTCCACTGCAgcccaccagcagcagcagctccagtccCAACCCCAAGATCAGACCGAGATCCAGGGAAGACTGGAGCCCAGCCCATTACCTTGGTCTGGAGAGCCACAGTGAGAATGCCCTGCTCATCAACAAGCAGCCCGACCTCACTGACAAAGATGCAGGTGTAGACGGCTCTATATCTGCTCAGACCAGGAAGTCCCAGTATGAGCCTTTAGATTTGTCAGTCAGGCCTGAGTCTGTCATGTCTCACTCAGGCTTATCTCCTGCTGTACTGGTACAGATGTCTGGTGTTTTTAGTAATggactctcctcctccattacCCGCCGGCTACAAAGTTACTCTAATGCTGCGGCTGAACTCGGTGTGAAACCTGCATATCAGTGTGACCTTTTGGTGCAGGGAACAAAAGAAGAGATGAACGCACAGAACGCCGGCTCCACGGGTCACGATGATGAAGGTGAATTTGAGAAAACTGAAAAGGGGAGGGAGGACGACAACGATGATGCTGCCAAGTGGAAGATGCCGAAAAATAACATCCTCGAGCCAGAGGAGCTGGGACAGGCGGATTTCCAGAGCCCTGGCGAGAAGAGCAAGCCGGGACCTTGGGGCAGAGCCGTGGCTGAATCTCCCATCTCGTCTCTGGAGAACTTGACTCCAGGACAGGCAGATCAACTCCAGCACCAGGGCGGCCTGCTCTCTTTCCTCAGATCCCAGGGGAACCTGAGCGGCACACCTGCCAGCGCACACAAAGCCAGTCTGAGTGATGGGGGGAACATGGAAAAAGATGCTGCATCTG TGATGTTGCCGCGttcccagatctcagcaatTACTTTG CTCGGAAACCATTCCAGTGCAGGTACTGCCCCTACAGCGCCTCCCAGAAGGGCAACCTGA